From the genome of Mustela lutreola isolate mMusLut2 chromosome 16, mMusLut2.pri, whole genome shotgun sequence, one region includes:
- the AMFR gene encoding E3 ubiquitin-protein ligase AMFR yields the protein MPLLFLERFPWPSLRTYTGLSGLALLGTIVSAYRALSQPEAGPGEPEPPTAPVQTEPDVPSRPSAGGPRARDVAQYLLSDSLFVWVLVNTACCVLMLVAKLIQCIVFGPLRVSERQHLKDKFWNFIFYKFIFIFGVLNVQTVEEVVMWCLWFAGLVFLHLMVQLCKDRFEYLSFSPTTPMSSHGRVLSLLIAMLLSCCGLAVVCCVTGYTHGMHTLAFMAAESLLVTVRTAHVILRYVIHLWDLNHEGTWEGKGTYVYYTDFVMELTLLSLDLMHHIHMLLFGNIWLSMASLVIFMQLRYLFHEVQRRIRRHKNYLRVVGNMEARFAVATPEELAVNNDDCAICWDSMQAARKLPCGHLFHNSCLRSWLEQDTSCPTCRMSLNIADNNRVREDQQGDNLDENLVPVAAAEGRPRLNQHNHFFHFDGSRIASWLPSFSVEVMHTTNILGITQASNSQLNAMAHQIQEMFPQVPYHLVLQDLQLTRSVEITTDNILEGRIQVPFPTQRSDGIRPALNSPVDRPNGDQEEGEASLQTERVPLDLSPRLEEALDFSEVEVEPSEGEDFEARGSRFSKSADERQRMLVQRKDDLLQQARKRFLNRSSEVDSASESCLLSEGTTSDPVTLRRRMLAAAAERRLQKQQIS from the exons ATGCCGCTGCTCTTCCTGGAGCGATTCCCCTGGCCCAGCCTCCGCACCTACACGGGCCTCAGCGGCCTGGCTCTGCTCGGCACCATCGTCAGCGCCTACCGCGCCCTCAGCCAGCCCGAGGCCGGGCCCGGGGAGCCGGAGCCGCCAACGGCCCCGGTGCAGACGGAGCCGGACGTGCCCTCCCGGCCTAGCGCTGGCGGCCCCCGGGCCCGCGACGTGGCCCAGTACCTGCTCTCGGACAGTCTGTTCGTGTGG GTTCTAGTAAATACCGCATGCTGTGTTTTGATGTTGGTGGCTAAGCTAATCCAGTGTATCGTGTTTGGCCCTCTTCGAGTGAGTGAGAGGCAG CACCTCAAAGACAAGttctggaattttattttctacaagttcattttcatttttggtgtGCTGAATGTGCAGACGGTGGAAGAGGTGGTCATGTGGTGCCTCTGGTTTGCTGGACTTGTATTTCTACATCTGATGGTTCAGCTCTGCAAGGACCGATTCGAATAT CTTTCATTTTCTCCCACCACACCCATGAGTAGCCACGGGCGAGTTCTGTCTCTGTTGATCGCAATGCTGCTTTCTTGCTGTGGATTAGCAGTCGTCTGTTGTGTCACAGGCTACACCCATGGGATGCACACACTGGCTTTCATGGCAGCGGAG TCTCTTCTTGTGACAGTGAGGACTGCTCATGTGATTTTACG CTATGTAATTCACCTCTGGGACCTCAACCATGAAGGGacatgggaaggaaaaggaacctATGTCTATTACACAGATTTTGTCATGGAGCTCACTCTCTTGTCCCTGGACCTCATGCACCATATTCACATGTTG TTATTTGGCAACATCTGGTTATCCATGGCCAGCCTGGTCATCTTCATGCAGCTGCGTTACCTGTTCCACGAAGTGCAGCGTCGAATCCGCCGGCACAAGAACTACTTGCGTGTGGTTGGCAACATGGAGGCCAG GTTTGCAGTTGCAACTCCCGAGGAGCTGGCTGTCAACAATGACGACTGTGCCATCTGCTGGGACTCCATGCAGGCCGCGAGGAAACTgccctgtggacatcttttccacAA CTCCTGCCTTCGTTCCTGGCTAGAACAAGACACCTCCTGCCCAACATGCAGAATGTCTCTCAATATTGCCGACAATAACCGGGTCCGGGAGGACCAGCAAGGAGACAACTTGGATGAGAATTTGGTGCCTGTGGCAGCCGCTGAAGGCCGACCTCGCCTAAATCAACACAATCACTTCTTCCACTTTGATG GGTCCCGGATTGCCAGTTGGCTGCCGAGTTTTTCCGTCGAGGTGATGCACACCACCAACATTCTAGGCATTACGCAGGCCAGCAACTCACAGCTGAACGCAATG GCTCATCAGATTCAAGAAATGTTTCCCCAAGTTCCATACCACCTCGTGCTGCAGGACCTCCAGCTGACCCGCTCGGTGGAAATAACCACAGACAACATTTTAGAAGGACGGATTCAAGTCCCTTTTCCCACACAG CGCTCAGATGGCATCAGGCCGGCATTGAACAGTCCTGTGGATAGACCAAACGGAgaccaggaggagggagaagcttCTCTGCAG ACTGAGCGTGTGCCGCTAGACCTCAGTCCTCGGCTGGAGGAGGCCTTGGATTTCAGCGAGGTGGaggtggagcccagtgagggggaAGACTTTGAGGCCCGGGGGAGCCGCTTCTCCAAGTCTGCGGACGAGAGGCAGCGCATGCTGGTCCAGCGGAAGGATGACCTCCTGCAGCAGGCTCGCAA GCGTTTCCTGAACAGAAGTTCTGAAGTCGACTCAGCCTCCGAGAGCTGCCTGTTGTCAGAAGGCACGACCTCCGACCCTGTGACCCTGCGTCGGAGGATGCTGGCTGCGGCCGCCGAACGGAGGCTCCAGAAGCAGCAGATCTCCTAG